The nucleotide window AAGACTAAGGCGACGGTAGGTCCTGGGGGCAGTAAATGATGGTTCGAGGAGTCGTGATGCTATTCCATGCGACAACGACAGATGATAGGTACTCTAGGTTCGATATCGACTTGGAGGAGGGACGGCCCGGCCGTGGTTGGTGGAGCTCGATGTTAGGTTGGAGCTTGGATGTGAGGTTGAGACGGCCGCCGCCCACTGCAAGTCCGCCCTACGTAACAACTGGATCcaggaccaccaccacccagagCAGCAGCTGGAGGCCTTCGTCCCGGGGATGCGGCTGGCACCTGCTGCGGATCCTGCTGCCAAGATCTTGGAGGTTATCAGCAATTAACCCCACTGAAATTGGCTCTTGTTTAGCGGGACATCTGCCAAATGATCGCTCTAACTCCGTAAATGCCCCTGGAAGGCTACGGTGGTCTGAGCTTTCgcgaacttccacttccacttctgaaCAAGGTTGAACTTCGAGACGTGCCGGGCTCCCAGGAAAAAAAGTATCACGGACAAAATACAGCGACAACAGCCAGCGAAAACGAAacgccgtcgtcgtccccCCCATTCTTCGCATCTCGTTGAGAGGCTGGCCCAAAATCGTGGGAGAACGGCAGGAATGCCTCTAGGGATCTCTTGATCCTTGAACATCGATTTTACTCCTTCCTCCAGTGACGCCACTCCCGGTCTTCTTTCTGCAGTCCAACGCGGACCACCCCTTCGCCATGTCTATCCTTTCACGCGTCTCCGACCGTCGCCCAGACCTCTCTTTGGTCGTATGTGTTGCTCCCCTTCTTGTCCGGTCGTCTCTGCTACAGAAAGACAAACTGACGATCTGACCTGTGTACCGGTAGAGCGAGGAGGACTTTCCTTACGAACAAGACATCGTCCGTAACCCCGGCAGCACGAAGCCATGGCTTGCCTATATCGAGTACAAGCTTCAGAAAGGGACGGTCCAGGAGCAGGCATATATCATGGAGCGCGCCTGTGTGCAACTTCCTCGATCCTATAAGCTTTGGAAGATGGTAAGTACTGGAAACTTTCCCCAAAGTCCAACATGCCAACTGACTTGGTCGCCAGTACCTCCGGTTTAGGACGAAGCACGTTTCGAAGCTCAATGCCGCCATCTTTGCCTCGGAGTACCAAAAGGTCAACAGCCTCTTTGAGCGGGCCCTCATTCTCCTCAACAAGATGCCTAGGATATGGGAGATGTACCTCAAGTTTCTGATGCAGCAGCCGCTCGTGACACACACACGTCGCACCTTCGATCGGGCCCTTCGCGCTCTCCCCATCACGCAACACAATAGGATATGGGCTCTGTATCGACCCTTCGCCAACTCGGCCGAAGGCGAGACGGCGGTCAAGATCTGGCGCAGGTACATGCAGGTTCACCCAGAGGATGCCGAGGACTTCATCGAGTTGTTGGTGGCAGTGGGGCTATATACGGAAGCCGTGCACAAATACATCGAAATTCTCAACAACCCGCGGTTTACGAGCAAGAACAGCAAGGGACACTACGAACTGTGGAGCGAGATGGTAGATTTGTTGGTCGAGCATGCGACGGCGGTGGAAACGGGGCATGAGACGGGAATCGATGTCGAACGGATCATCCGCAGTGGTATCGAGCGGTTTGCCGACCAGAGGGGTAAGCTGTGGTGCGGCTTGGCGACCTATTGGATTCGACGAGGCAGCTTTGAACGCGCACGAGACGTTTTCGAGGAGGGTATCACAACCGTCATGACCGTTCGAGACTTCACCCTCGTCTTCGATTCGTACACGGAGTTTGAGGAGTCCATCATCAGCGCTCTGATGGAGATGGCATCGACCCGGGCTGAGAAGGGAGAGGTGGACGAGGTGGCTGATTTCGATTTGGATATCCGAATGATGCGGTTCGAGCATCTAATGGACCGCCGGCCCTTCCTCTTGAATGATGTCCTACTGAGGCAGAACCCGAACAATGTTACGGAATGGGAGAAGCGTGTGGCTCTATGGGGCGACAACAAGGAGGAAGTTGTCAAGACTTACCTTGATGCTATCGAAGCCATCCAACCAAAGAAGGCAGTGGGTGCGCTCCACCAGCTATGGACCAATTACGCCAAATTCTACGAGGCCGGAGGAGACCTTTCAAGTGCCCGAAGAATCATGGAGAAGGCTGTCAAGGTTCCTTACAAGTCCGTGGCAGAGTTGGCAGACATGTGGATTGAGTGGGCAGAGATGGAGCTTCGAAACGAGTGCTTCGACGAGGCCATGAAAGTCATGGCAAAGGCAGTACAGGCGCCCAAGAGATCCACGGTGGACTATTTCGACGAAACCCTATCACCACAACAAAGGGTTCACAAGAGCTGGAAGTTGTGGAGTTTCTATGTCGACCTTGTGGAAAGTGTCAGCTCGTTGGACGAGACCCGCAAGGTGTACGAGAGGATATTCGAGCTTCGCATCGCCACTCCTCAAACAGTAGTCAAC belongs to Neurospora crassa OR74A linkage group IV, whole genome shotgun sequence and includes:
- a CDS encoding pre-mRNA-splicing factor syf-1, encoding MSILSRVSDRRPDLSLVSEEDFPYEQDIVRNPGSTKPWLAYIEYKLQKGTVQEQAYIMERACVQLPRSYKLWKMYLRFRTKHVSKLNAAIFASEYQKVNSLFERALILLNKMPRIWEMYLKFLMQQPLVTHTRRTFDRALRALPITQHNRIWALYRPFANSAEGETAVKIWRRYMQVHPEDAEDFIELLVAVGLYTEAVHKYIEILNNPRFTSKNSKGHYELWSEMVDLLVEHATAVETGHETGIDVERIIRSGIERFADQRGKLWCGLATYWIRRGSFERARDVFEEGITTVMTVRDFTLVFDSYTEFEESIISALMEMASTRAEKGEVDEVADFDLDIRMMRFEHLMDRRPFLLNDVLLRQNPNNVTEWEKRVALWGDNKEEVVKTYLDAIEAIQPKKAVGALHQLWTNYAKFYEAGGDLSSARRIMEKAVKVPYKSVAELADMWIEWAEMELRNECFDEAMKVMAKAVQAPKRSTVDYFDETLSPQQRVHKSWKLWSFYVDLVESVSSLDETRKVYERIFELRIATPQTVVNYANLLEEHKYFEESFKIYERGLDLFSYPVAFELWNLYLTKAVDRKISIERLRDLFEQAVEDCPPKFAKVIYLMYGNLEEERGLARHAMRIYERATRAVADEDRADMFNFYITKSASNFGLPSTRPIYERAIAALPDAEARDMCLKFADMEKRLGEIDRARAIYGHASQFCDPRTNPGFWTKWDQFEVQHGNEDTYKEMLRIKRSVQAQYNTDVNFIASQALARSQQKRMEEEAAGNGGGEMDAEVADAMAQLERQARAPVGFVAASEGPKGGSMPVQPVEVHNPDAIDLDEMDE